A genomic window from Bdellovibrio sp. SKB1291214 includes:
- a CDS encoding four-helix bundle copper-binding protein, with translation MASNSVQDSETAKCIKACMNCTKACMEALHYLLQQGVSGKNVSVLQMCAEACQLSSKMMLAELEFHHQACELSFELSTACAAICASYDDPLMQRCAEACRHCSETCRGMAGMTVHMKGTAKDLRSTLPSTRL, from the coding sequence ATGGCGTCGAATTCAGTGCAAGACAGCGAAACCGCGAAATGTATTAAAGCCTGTATGAATTGCACCAAAGCGTGTATGGAAGCCCTTCATTATCTTTTGCAACAAGGGGTTTCAGGCAAAAATGTCTCTGTTCTGCAAATGTGTGCAGAGGCGTGTCAGCTTTCATCAAAAATGATGTTGGCAGAGCTAGAGTTTCATCACCAGGCCTGTGAGCTATCCTTTGAACTCTCAACAGCTTGTGCCGCGATCTGTGCGTCCTATGACGATCCTTTGATGCAAAGATGCGCTGAAGCTTGTCGTCACTGTTCGGAAACTTGCCGTGGTATGGCAGGGATGACAGTGCATATGAAGGGGACAGCAAAGGACCTACGCAGCACTTTGCCGTCCACTCGTTTATAA